Within Ramlibacter henchirensis, the genomic segment GCACGCCTTCCTGCGCGGGATCGACGATGAACAGCGCGAGTCCCGCGGGATCGCCGGGCGATCCACCGGTGCGTGCCGTCACGACCAGCAGGTCCGCCGCCGCGCCGAACAGCACACCCTGCTTGACGCCGTCGATCCGCCACTGCCCGCCTTCCTGTCGCGCGGTGGCTTCGACCCACAGGGCCGCATGCCGAGCCGCGGCCTCGTCGTGCGCGAAGGCCAGCACGCGCGAAGCCTGCGCCACGCCTGGCAGCAGGCGTTGCTGCTGCGCGGGAGTCCCGGCGCGCGAGATCGCGGTGGCCGCCAGCACGGCCGAAGGGATGAAGGGCTGCAAGGCCAACGCGTACCCGAGCTCCTGCAGCGCGGGCAACCACGCGACCGGCCGCTGGCCGAAGCCGCCGTGGTCCTCGGTGAGCGTGAGCGCGGTCACGCCCAGCTCGCTGAGGCTGCGCCACAGCGCGCTGTCCCAGCCCGTCTCGCCCGCCGCGGTGCGGCGGCGCCGCTCGAACGACGCTTCGGACTGCAGCAGCCGCCGCAGGCTGCCCTGCAGCTGTTCCTGGTCGGTGTCGGGTTCGAATCGCATGCCGTCCTTCAGAGACCGCTGACCAGGTGGCCGCCGTCCGCCGCGACCACCGCACCGGTCATGTAGCGGCCCGCGTCGCTCGCCAGCAGCAGCAGCGGACCATCGAGGTCGCGCGCCTCGCCGAACCGCCGCTGCGGGATGCGCTTGCGCATCCTGTCGCCGGCCTCGCTGGCGAGGAACTCGCGGTTGATGTCGGTGGCGATGTAGCCCGGCGCGAGCGCGTTGACGCGGATGCCGTGGCGCGCCCATTCGAGCGCGAGCGCCTTGGTCAGCTGGATCAGCCCGGCCTTGGAGGCGGCATACGGCGCGACGAAGGCGCCCACCCGCTCGCCCAGGATGGAAGCGATGTTGACGATGCTGCCCGCACGGTTGGCGGCCACGAGCCGCCGCGAGGCTTCGGTGGCGACCAGCCAGGCGCCCTTGAGGTTGGTGTCAACGACGTCGTCCCAGTCGCCTTCGGAAGTTTCCAATGCGGGCGTGCCCAGCCCGACCCCGGCGTTGTTGATGACGATGTCGGGCTGGGTCCCCGCAGTCGCCATGGCGTCGAACGCGGCCGCGACGGAGATGCTGCGCGTGACGTCCAGTTCAACGCCCTGCGCGCGTGCGCCGCGTTGGCGCAGCGAGGCCACGAGCGCCTGCACGCGGTCGGTGCGGCGTGCCGCCAGCCAGACCTGCGCACCCGCATCGGCCAGCACGCCGGCGAAGTGCGCGCCCAGGCCGGAGGAAGCGCCGGTCACCAGCGCGCAGCGGCCGGCGAGCGAGAACGGCGCGAAGACCGCGGTGGCAGCCGTGGACGCGTCCATCACGCCACCGGGTAGAACTCGCGGCCGCTTGCCGCCATGTCCCGAAGCAGCGCCGGGGGCTCGTACATCGGCCCGTGCGCGGCCAGCGCCTCGCAGCGCTGCAGCAGCTTGGGCAAGCCGATCCAGTCCGCGTACTTGAGCGGCCCGCCCAGGTAGGCCGGAAAGCCCACGCCGAGCAGCATCGCCATGTCCAGCTCCGCCGCGCTGCCGGCCACGCCTTCCTCGAGGCAGCGGATCGCCTCCAGCAGCATCGGCACCATCATGCGTTCGACCACCTGCTCGTCGCTGAAGCTCGCGCCCCCGCCCTGCTGCAGCTGCGCGATGAGCGCACGTGCGGCCGGGGAGGCGCTGCGGCGCGGCTTGCCGCCGGCCGAGTCGTAGTCATAGAAGCCCGCGCCGCTCTTCTGGCCCAGGCGCTTCTCGCGCACCAGGGCCCGGATGGCATTGCGCTCGGGCGGGCGCATGCGCTGCGGGTAGCCGGCCGAGATGATGTCGATCACGTGGCTGCCGGTGTCCATGCCCACCACGTCTTCCAGGTAGGCAGGGCCCATCGGCCAGCCGAAGGCTTCCAGCGCGCGGTCCACGCGCTCGTAGTCCGCGCCTTCCGAGACGAGGTCGCAGAACGCGATGATGTACGGCGTGAGGATGCGGTTGACGAGAAAGCCGGGGCAGTCCTTCACCACGATCGGCGTCTTGCCGAGCGCGCTCGCATAAGCCGTCGCCGTGGCCACGGCGGCATCGCTGCTCGCCTTGCCGCGCACCACCTCGACCAGCGGCATCACCGGCACCGGGTTGAAGAAATGCAGCCCGACCACGTCGGCCGGCCGAGGCAGCGGCGCGGCGATGTGGTCGATGCGCAGGCTGGACGTGTTCGACGCCAGCACGGTGCCGGGCCGCAACTTGGCCTGCAGGTCCGCGAGCACCTTGTGCTTCACGGACAGGTTCTCCACCACGGCCTCGATGGCGAGGTCGGATTCCTGCAGGTCCGCGTCGTCCAGCTGCGCCCTGATGGCGGCCAGCACCGCATCGGCCTTCTCGCGGCCCATGCGGCCCTGCTGCACCTGCTTGTCGAGCTGCCGGCGCGCCTCGCCCATGCCCAGCTCCAGCGCGGCCGGCGCGATGTCCTTCATGCGCACTGCCATGCCGCGCAGCGCCGTCGTGTAGGCGATGCCGCCGCCCATGATGCCGGCGCCGATCACGGCGGCGCGGGCCACGGGACGCCCGCCCTGTGCATGCCGGCGCGCGAGCTTCTTCACCGCCTGCTCGTTCAGGAAGGTCTGCACCATCGATCGGGCCGCCTGCGTCTGTGTCACGGCCCCGAACGCCGCGGCTTCGAGCTCCAGTGCGCGAGTGCGGTCGCAGCGGGCCGCCTCACGCATCATGCTGACGGCCATTTCCGCCGCAGGCTGGTGGCGCGCGGCCTGCTTCGCCAGTTGCGCGAACGCCTCGTCGTAAGCGGCCGCATCGGGCGTGCGCACCGGTTCGCGCTTGCGCTGCTGCGCCGCCTGCCAGTCCACCGCGCCTTCGACGCAGCGCCACAAATGGGCCAGTGCCTCCTCGCGCAGGCGATCCGGCGCGGCGACCGCGTCCACCACGCCGGCGCGCAGCGCATCGGCCGCCTTCGCGGGACGGCCGCTCATCACCCATTCGATCGCGACGCGCTCGCTCGCCACGCGCGACAACCTCACGGTGCCGCCGAATCCGGGGAAGAGGCCCAGCCTGACCTCGGGCACGCCGACCTGGGCCTTCTCCGACATCACCCGTTGCGACGCGGACAGCGCCAGCTCCAGCCCGCCGCCGAGGGCGAAGCCGTTGATCGCGACCACGGTGGGCACCGGCAGGTCCTCGAAGCGCACGAAGACCTGGTTCGCGGCCAGCACGTCGCGCGCGACCTGCTCGCCCGAGTGCCGGAACTTGCGGCCGAACTCGGTGATGTCCGCGCCGACGATGAACACGTCCTTGGTGCTCGTCACCAGCACGCCGCGCACGCCGTCCGCCCCGGCGATCGCCTGCACGGCGCGGCCGAACTCCGCCACGGCCTTGTCGTCGAGCTTGTTGATCGCCTCGCCCGCGCGGTCGAAGCACAACTCCACCAGCCCGCCTTCCAGCGGCGTCACCCGTACGCAGTCACCGGCGAACATCGGCGGCTCCTTCGGCCCAGGCGGAAGCGATGTGCAGGCGCTGGCGGCAGTCGGCCACCATGCGCTCGATCAGGTCGGCGCAGGTGGGCACGTCGTCGATCAGGCCGACGCCCTGGCCGGCCGAGATCACGCCGCCATCGACTTCGCCGCTCTGCAGCGCCGCGCGGCCGCGGGTGCCGACCACCAGCGGGCGGATCTCGTCGAACCGGCAGCCGCCCGGGCGGTACTCCATCGACCGCACCTCGCGCGCGATCGCGTTGCTGTACACGCGCGCCGTGTTCTTCAGCGTCCGGAAGATCAGCGCCGTGTCGCGTTCGCTGGCGCCCACCAGCGCCTGCTTGATGTTGTCGTGGATGGGCGCCTCCCGCGTCACGCAGAAGCGCGTCCCCATGTTGATGCCCTCGGCGCCGAGCGCGAACGCAGCCGCCATGCCGCGGCCGTCGGCGATGCCGCCGGAGGCCACCACCGGGATCTTCAGCGCGCGCGCCGCGGCGGGGATCAGCACCAGGCCGCCGACGTCGTCCTCGCCCGGATGGCCCGCGCATTCGAGCCCGTCGATGGAGACGATGTCCACGCCATTGCGCTCGGCCGAGAGGGCGTGGCGCACCGTCGTGCACTTGTGGACGAGGGTGATGCCGTGCTCCTTGAACGCGGCGATGAACTCGCGAGGGCTGTTGCCCGCCGTCTCCACGATCTTGACGCCGCTCTCGATGATGGCGCGCACGTACTCCGCGTACGGCGGCGGCTTCACGGTGGGCAGGATGGTGAGGTTCACGCCGAAGGGCTTGCCGGTCATCGACCGGCAGCGGGCGATCTCGTCGCGCAGGGCCTCGGGCGTGGGCTGCGTGAGCCCGGTGAGGATGCCGAGGCCGCCGGCGTTGGACACGGCCGAGGCCAGCTCGGCCAGGCCCACCCACTGCATGCCGCCCTGGATGATCGGGTAGGCGATGCCGAGTTTCTCGGTGACGCGCGTCTTCATGGAATCTCCTTGCCCGGCGGATGCTAGGCAGGGGGTGCGGCGGGGTCCTCGTCGCATGCGACGAATTTGCCCGGCGGGCCGCGCGGCGCCGGAATTCGTCGCAACCGACGATGGCCGCGGCCCACCCGCTTCCTAGACTCCAGGCTCCCCCAAAACCCATCCGCCATGGCCAGCGAACACATCACCACGGAACTGTCCGAGGGCATCCTCACCATCACGCTCAACCGGCCCGAGAAGCTGAACGCGTTCACCACGCAGATGGGCCAGGAGATCGGCGCCGCGCTGGATCGCGCGGACCGGGACGACGACGTCCGCGTCGTCATCTTCACCGGCGCCGGGCGCGGCTACTGCGCAGGCGCCGACATCTCCGACGGCGGCTCGGTGGGCGCCGGCTCCGGCATGGAGCGCAAGGGCCTGCCGCCGGGCGGCATCGGCCAGCGCCTGTTCGAGTCGCACAAGCCGCTGATCGCGGCGATCCACGGCGCGGCCGTGGGCGTGGGCGTCACCATGACCTTGCCGATGGACTTCCGCATCTGCGCGCAGGACACGAAGTTCGGCTTAGTCTTCACCCGCCGCGGCCTGGTGCCGGAGGCGGGCAGCGCGTGGTTCCTGCCGCGCATCGTCGGGCTGCCCAAGGCGCTGGAATGGGTCTACGCGGGCCGCACCGTCAACGCGGAAGACGCGCGCGCCGCCGGGCTGGTCAGCGAAGTGGTTCCGCCGGACCAGCTGCTGCCGCGCGCCCGCGCCATCGCCCGCGAGATCGCGGAGAACACCGCGCCCGTCGCAACTGTGCTCACGCGCCAGCTGATGTGGCGCGCTTCGGCCGCACCTCATCCGGAAGGCGCCCTGCGCGTCGATTCCGCGCTCAACCTCGCACTGGCGCAGACTGCGGACGTGAAGGAAGGCTTCACCGCCTTCCGCGAGAAGCGGCTGCCGCGCTTCCCCGGCCGCGCCAGCCAGGACCTGCCGGCGCTGTACCCGTGGTGGTGACGGCAGTGAAGGAGACGACACGATGAACACGAATTACGACCTGCTCATCCGCAACGGCCGCGTGGCCGACGGGCTGGGCTCGCCCCTGTTCGAGGC encodes:
- a CDS encoding acyl-CoA dehydrogenase family protein: MRFEPDTDQEQLQGSLRRLLQSEASFERRRRTAAGETGWDSALWRSLSELGVTALTLTEDHGGFGQRPVAWLPALQELGYALALQPFIPSAVLAATAISRAGTPAQQQRLLPGVAQASRVLAFAHDEAAARHAALWVEATARQEGGQWRIDGVKQGVLFGAAADLLVVTARTGGSPGDPAGLALFIVDPAQEGVRRTPLRLIDDTPAADIALHAARAEPLGEIDGPGPWRAVQAAQEAGLAAACAEGLGVAERAYALTVEYVQTRQQFGRPIGANQVVRHRVAEMRVALEMLRSAALAGLLALEEEDAQARSRELSRAKLLLSRHGSFVTGQAIQLHGGIGMTAEYAAGHCLRRFTVLDQLFGDGPTHAARLGASLAAAAH
- a CDS encoding SDR family NAD(P)-dependent oxidoreductase, which codes for MDASTAATAVFAPFSLAGRCALVTGASSGLGAHFAGVLADAGAQVWLAARRTDRVQALVASLRQRGARAQGVELDVTRSISVAAAFDAMATAGTQPDIVINNAGVGLGTPALETSEGDWDDVVDTNLKGAWLVATEASRRLVAANRAGSIVNIASILGERVGAFVAPYAASKAGLIQLTKALALEWARHGIRVNALAPGYIATDINREFLASEAGDRMRKRIPQRRFGEARDLDGPLLLLASDAGRYMTGAVVAADGGHLVSGL
- the fadB gene encoding fatty acid oxidation complex subunit alpha FadB; this translates as MFAGDCVRVTPLEGGLVELCFDRAGEAINKLDDKAVAEFGRAVQAIAGADGVRGVLVTSTKDVFIVGADITEFGRKFRHSGEQVARDVLAANQVFVRFEDLPVPTVVAINGFALGGGLELALSASQRVMSEKAQVGVPEVRLGLFPGFGGTVRLSRVASERVAIEWVMSGRPAKAADALRAGVVDAVAAPDRLREEALAHLWRCVEGAVDWQAAQQRKREPVRTPDAAAYDEAFAQLAKQAARHQPAAEMAVSMMREAARCDRTRALELEAAAFGAVTQTQAARSMVQTFLNEQAVKKLARRHAQGGRPVARAAVIGAGIMGGGIAYTTALRGMAVRMKDIAPAALELGMGEARRQLDKQVQQGRMGREKADAVLAAIRAQLDDADLQESDLAIEAVVENLSVKHKVLADLQAKLRPGTVLASNTSSLRIDHIAAPLPRPADVVGLHFFNPVPVMPLVEVVRGKASSDAAVATATAYASALGKTPIVVKDCPGFLVNRILTPYIIAFCDLVSEGADYERVDRALEAFGWPMGPAYLEDVVGMDTGSHVIDIISAGYPQRMRPPERNAIRALVREKRLGQKSGAGFYDYDSAGGKPRRSASPAARALIAQLQQGGGASFSDEQVVERMMVPMLLEAIRCLEEGVAGSAAELDMAMLLGVGFPAYLGGPLKYADWIGLPKLLQRCEALAAHGPMYEPPALLRDMAASGREFYPVA
- a CDS encoding NAD(P)H-dependent flavin oxidoreductase produces the protein MKTRVTEKLGIAYPIIQGGMQWVGLAELASAVSNAGGLGILTGLTQPTPEALRDEIARCRSMTGKPFGVNLTILPTVKPPPYAEYVRAIIESGVKIVETAGNSPREFIAAFKEHGITLVHKCTTVRHALSAERNGVDIVSIDGLECAGHPGEDDVGGLVLIPAAARALKIPVVASGGIADGRGMAAAFALGAEGINMGTRFCVTREAPIHDNIKQALVGASERDTALIFRTLKNTARVYSNAIAREVRSMEYRPGGCRFDEIRPLVVGTRGRAALQSGEVDGGVISAGQGVGLIDDVPTCADLIERMVADCRQRLHIASAWAEGAADVRR
- a CDS encoding enoyl-CoA hydratase-related protein, with the translated sequence MASEHITTELSEGILTITLNRPEKLNAFTTQMGQEIGAALDRADRDDDVRVVIFTGAGRGYCAGADISDGGSVGAGSGMERKGLPPGGIGQRLFESHKPLIAAIHGAAVGVGVTMTLPMDFRICAQDTKFGLVFTRRGLVPEAGSAWFLPRIVGLPKALEWVYAGRTVNAEDARAAGLVSEVVPPDQLLPRARAIAREIAENTAPVATVLTRQLMWRASAAPHPEGALRVDSALNLALAQTADVKEGFTAFREKRLPRFPGRASQDLPALYPWW